From Cellulosimicrobium sp. ES-005, one genomic window encodes:
- a CDS encoding tetratricopeptide repeat protein, with product MSEPTQPAFDVRGAVDLSALTRPQSPPPGEEGGAPAAGGYVVDVTDETFGQLVQDSTQYPVVVLLWIPTDQANAQLGTDLGALADEYAGRFLLARVDAQAYPQITAAFQVQGVPTVVAVLQGQPVPLFQGAAPAEQVRSVIEQVLQAAEANGVTGRAPSQGGDGEPVPAEPAPEPEPELPPLHQEAYDAIERDDLDAAVAAYEKAIKQDPRDALAVAGLAQVRLLQRTRDADLATVRAAAAAAPQDVDAQLAIADLDLLGGHVDDALGRLLDLLPGADADAKEKLRVRLLDYFEVVGPTDPRVGKARQRLAISLY from the coding sequence ATGAGCGAACCTACCCAGCCCGCGTTCGACGTGCGCGGAGCGGTCGACCTGTCCGCGCTGACCCGGCCGCAGTCCCCGCCGCCGGGGGAGGAGGGCGGCGCGCCCGCGGCCGGTGGCTACGTCGTCGACGTCACGGACGAGACGTTCGGCCAGCTCGTCCAGGACTCGACGCAGTACCCGGTCGTCGTCCTGCTCTGGATCCCGACCGACCAGGCGAACGCCCAGCTCGGCACCGACCTCGGCGCGCTCGCCGACGAGTACGCGGGCCGCTTCCTGCTGGCCCGCGTCGACGCCCAGGCGTACCCGCAGATCACGGCGGCGTTCCAGGTGCAGGGCGTCCCGACCGTCGTCGCCGTCCTCCAGGGCCAGCCGGTGCCGCTGTTCCAGGGCGCCGCGCCCGCCGAGCAGGTGCGCTCGGTGATCGAGCAGGTGCTCCAGGCCGCCGAGGCGAACGGCGTCACCGGCCGGGCGCCGTCCCAGGGCGGCGACGGCGAGCCGGTGCCCGCCGAGCCGGCCCCCGAGCCGGAGCCCGAGCTCCCGCCGCTGCACCAGGAGGCGTACGACGCGATCGAGCGCGACGACCTCGACGCCGCCGTCGCGGCCTACGAGAAGGCGATCAAGCAGGACCCGCGCGACGCGCTCGCCGTCGCCGGCCTCGCACAGGTCCGCCTCCTCCAGCGCACGCGCGACGCCGACCTCGCGACGGTCCGCGCCGCCGCGGCCGCCGCCCCGCAGGACGTCGACGCCCAGCTCGCCATCGCCGACCTCGACCTCCTCGGCGGTCACGTCGACGACGCGCTCGGACGCCTGCTCGACCTCCTCCCCGGCGCCGACGCCGACGCCAAGGAGAAGCTCCGCGTCCGCCTCCTCGACTACTTCGAGGTCGTCGGCCCCACCGACCCCCGCGTCGGCAAGGCCCGCCAGCGTCTCGCCATCAGCCTCTACTGA
- the glgB gene encoding 1,4-alpha-glucan branching protein GlgB yields MTGSAASPSPQPVVVPADALAAAAAGRTFDPHAVLGPHLAPDADDARAVVRVLRPLADEVVVVTTDGEHAAAHEQDGVWAAVVPVHQDADGTRHAPDYRVRARYGHEATTVDDPYRFLPTLGEVDLHLLREGRHEELWRVLGANLRTYPSALGDTTGTAFAVWAPNARAVRVIGDFNGWGATHPMRSLGSSGVWELFVPGVGAGARYKYEILGPDGSWRQKADPLAKGAEVPPATASIVVESQFAWTDDAWLAERAARDPHTQPLSIYEVHLGSWRQGLSYRDLAEQLTAYVVEQGFTHVELLPVAEHPFGGSWGYQVTGYYAPTSRFGHPDDFRYLVDRLHAAGVGVVVDWVPAHFPRDEWALARFDGTPCYEHADPLRGEQPDWGTFVFDFGRNEVRNFLVANATYWLEEFHVDALRVDAVASMLYLDYSRGPGQWHPNVHGGRENLEAIAFLQEANATAYRRTPGVMMIAEESTAWPGVTRPTSSGGLGFGLKWNMGWMNDSLRYVAEEPINRRYHHHEITFSMVYAYSEQFVLPISHDEVVHGKGSLYGKMPGDDWQKRAGVRAFLAYQWSHPGKQLLFMGSEIGQHSEWNEGRSLDWDGLAADPGRQGVQRAVRDLNALYRATPALWELDHDPAGFEWLDADDADHNVLAYVRRGRDGSEVAVVVNFAGTPHEGYRLALPSGGAWREVLNTDAEVYGGSGVGNLGEVEAEAVPWKGRAHSATLRLPPLGALYLVPAPR; encoded by the coding sequence ATGACCGGGTCCGCCGCATCCCCCTCCCCGCAGCCCGTCGTCGTGCCCGCGGACGCGCTCGCGGCCGCGGCCGCGGGCCGCACGTTCGACCCGCACGCCGTGCTCGGCCCGCACCTGGCGCCCGACGCCGACGACGCGCGCGCCGTCGTCCGGGTCCTGCGCCCGCTCGCCGACGAGGTCGTCGTCGTCACGACCGACGGCGAGCACGCGGCCGCGCACGAGCAGGACGGCGTGTGGGCCGCCGTCGTCCCCGTGCACCAGGACGCCGACGGCACCCGGCACGCCCCCGACTACCGCGTGCGGGCGCGCTACGGCCACGAGGCCACGACCGTGGACGACCCCTACCGGTTCCTGCCCACGCTCGGCGAGGTGGACCTGCACCTCCTTCGGGAGGGCCGGCACGAGGAGCTGTGGCGCGTGCTGGGGGCCAACCTGCGCACGTACCCCAGCGCGCTCGGCGACACGACCGGCACCGCGTTCGCCGTGTGGGCGCCCAACGCGCGCGCGGTCCGCGTCATCGGCGACTTCAACGGCTGGGGCGCGACGCACCCGATGCGCTCGCTCGGCTCGAGCGGCGTCTGGGAGCTGTTCGTCCCGGGCGTCGGCGCGGGCGCTCGCTACAAGTACGAGATCCTCGGTCCCGACGGCTCGTGGCGGCAGAAGGCCGACCCCCTCGCCAAGGGCGCGGAGGTGCCGCCCGCGACGGCGAGCATCGTGGTCGAGTCGCAGTTCGCGTGGACCGACGACGCGTGGCTCGCCGAGCGCGCCGCCCGCGACCCGCACACGCAGCCGCTCAGCATCTACGAGGTGCACCTCGGGTCGTGGCGCCAGGGGCTGTCGTACCGGGACCTCGCCGAGCAGCTCACCGCGTACGTCGTGGAGCAGGGCTTCACGCACGTCGAGCTCCTGCCCGTCGCCGAGCACCCGTTCGGCGGGTCGTGGGGCTACCAGGTCACGGGCTACTACGCGCCCACCTCACGGTTCGGCCACCCCGACGACTTCCGGTACCTCGTCGACCGCCTGCACGCGGCCGGCGTCGGGGTCGTCGTCGACTGGGTGCCCGCGCACTTCCCGCGCGACGAGTGGGCGCTGGCCCGGTTCGACGGCACGCCCTGCTACGAGCACGCCGACCCGCTGCGCGGCGAGCAGCCCGACTGGGGCACGTTCGTCTTCGACTTCGGGCGCAACGAGGTCCGCAACTTCCTCGTCGCCAACGCGACGTACTGGCTCGAGGAGTTCCACGTCGACGCGCTCCGCGTCGACGCCGTCGCGTCGATGCTCTACCTCGACTACTCGCGCGGCCCCGGCCAGTGGCACCCCAACGTGCACGGCGGGCGCGAGAACCTCGAGGCCATCGCGTTCCTCCAGGAGGCCAACGCGACCGCCTACCGCCGCACGCCCGGCGTCATGATGATCGCCGAGGAGTCGACGGCCTGGCCCGGCGTGACCCGGCCGACCTCGTCCGGCGGACTCGGGTTCGGGCTCAAGTGGAACATGGGCTGGATGAACGACTCCCTGCGCTACGTCGCCGAGGAGCCCATCAACCGGCGCTACCACCACCACGAGATCACGTTCTCGATGGTCTACGCCTACTCCGAGCAGTTCGTGCTGCCGATCAGCCACGACGAGGTCGTGCACGGCAAGGGCTCGCTCTACGGGAAGATGCCCGGCGACGACTGGCAGAAGCGCGCCGGCGTGCGCGCGTTCCTCGCGTACCAGTGGTCCCACCCCGGCAAGCAGCTCCTCTTCATGGGCAGCGAGATCGGCCAGCACTCCGAGTGGAACGAGGGCCGCTCCCTCGACTGGGATGGCCTCGCGGCCGACCCGGGCCGGCAGGGCGTGCAACGCGCCGTGCGCGACCTCAACGCGCTGTACCGCGCGACCCCGGCCCTGTGGGAGCTCGACCACGACCCCGCCGGCTTCGAGTGGCTCGACGCCGACGACGCCGACCACAACGTCCTCGCCTACGTCCGCCGCGGGCGCGACGGCAGCGAGGTCGCCGTCGTCGTGAACTTCGCCGGGACGCCGCACGAGGGCTACCGCCTCGCGCTGCCCTCGGGCGGCGCGTGGCGCGAGGTGCTCAACACCGACGCCGAGGTGTACGGCGGGTCGGGTGTCGGCAACCTCGGCGAGGTGGAGGCGGAGGCCGTCCCGTGGAAGGGTCGCGCGCACTCCGCGACCCTGCGCCTGCCCCCGCTCGGCGCCCTGTACCTCGTCCCGGCGCCGAGGTAG
- a CDS encoding LacI family DNA-binding transcriptional regulator, which yields MARITIADIAREAGVSTGAVSYALNNRPGVSDATRARILGIAADLGWAPSSAARSLSGARTETVGLVLARDPGMLGVESFYMQFLAGIESELSKRSYALLLQVVPDQETELRAYRAWRAARRVDGVILVDPSIDDPRIAMFSEPEALPAVVVGDPALAGGLPSVWTDDAAAMRESVRYLHAVGHRRIARVAGLEGFGHTGIRDAAFRDEIAALGAEGVVVRTDYSAVQGAAATRTLLTSVDRPTGIIYDNDVMAVAGLGVASEIGVRVPQEVSMIAWDDSPLCEATFPRLSALSHDVTRYGAHVARRLFDRIAGEVGGNFLDSTPTLRPRGTTGRPAS from the coding sequence GTGGCAAGGATCACCATCGCGGACATCGCGCGGGAGGCCGGGGTCTCGACGGGCGCGGTGTCGTACGCGCTGAACAACCGGCCCGGCGTGTCGGACGCGACCCGAGCCCGGATCCTGGGGATCGCGGCCGACCTGGGCTGGGCGCCGAGCTCGGCCGCGCGTTCTCTCTCCGGGGCACGCACCGAGACTGTCGGACTGGTACTGGCGCGCGACCCCGGGATGCTCGGGGTCGAGTCGTTCTACATGCAGTTCCTCGCGGGCATCGAGTCCGAGCTGTCGAAGCGGTCGTACGCGCTGCTCCTCCAGGTGGTCCCGGACCAGGAGACCGAGCTGCGGGCCTACCGCGCGTGGCGCGCGGCACGTCGGGTCGACGGGGTGATCCTCGTCGACCCGAGCATCGACGACCCCCGGATCGCGATGTTCTCCGAGCCCGAGGCGCTCCCAGCCGTGGTGGTGGGGGACCCGGCGCTCGCGGGTGGTCTGCCGAGCGTGTGGACGGACGACGCCGCAGCGATGCGTGAGTCGGTGCGCTACCTGCACGCCGTGGGGCACCGCCGGATAGCCCGAGTCGCGGGCCTGGAGGGTTTCGGGCACACGGGGATCCGCGACGCGGCGTTCCGCGACGAGATCGCGGCGCTGGGTGCGGAGGGAGTGGTCGTGCGGACGGACTACTCGGCCGTCCAAGGGGCGGCGGCGACGCGGACGCTCCTCACGAGCGTGGACCGTCCGACGGGGATCATCTACGACAACGACGTCATGGCGGTCGCGGGACTGGGGGTCGCGAGCGAGATCGGTGTCCGCGTGCCGCAGGAGGTGTCGATGATCGCGTGGGACGACTCGCCGCTGTGCGAGGCGACGTTCCCGCGTCTCTCGGCGCTGAGCCACGACGTCACGCGCTACGGCGCACACGTCGCTCGCCGTCTGTTCGACCGGATCGCAGGTGAGGTCGGGGGGAACTTCCTCGACTCGACTCCGACGCTGCGCCCGCGGGGGACGACCGGACGTCCAGCGTCCTGA